A section of the Metasolibacillus fluoroglycofenilyticus genome encodes:
- a CDS encoding cysteine-rich CWC family protein — protein MADEKECPLCGGSNNCGVASKQSDCWCMTVKFPKEILIENPTSCICEKCLEEYGRK, from the coding sequence ATGGCAGATGAAAAGGAATGCCCGCTATGTGGCGGCAGTAATAACTGTGGCGTTGCGAGCAAGCAAAGCGACTGCTGGTGCATGACCGTGAAATTCCCAAAGGAAATACTCATAGAAAATCCAACAAGCTGTATTTGCGAGAAGTGCTTGGAGGAATATGGTAGAAAATAA
- a CDS encoding ABC transporter permease — translation MRVGAIVTRIIQQMRRDRRTLALLFFAPLLVLTLMSFIFNSNEASVTLVVTNGAPPIMEKLQAGDFQIIEEKNFSVEQLAEYQYDGWLSFKQGNSKLILLNDDPSNAKVLMMRLTQALQPKSDDSPSLTTSYVYGDQDTSIFDTFSPMLIGFFVFFFVFLITGIALLKERTSGTLERLLATPIKRAEIVAGYMLGYGLFAFLQTIIIVLFGIYVLDIVHVGSIWLVLLINMAVALIALSLGTLLSSFASSEFQMMQFIPLVIVPQIFFSGIFPLDNMAAWLQKIGHFMPLYYAADALNGIMYKGFTFIEIAMNLAVLTAFAIVFITLTILSLKKYRML, via the coding sequence ATGAGAGTTGGCGCTATTGTCACAAGAATTATTCAACAAATGCGACGCGACCGCCGCACATTAGCATTGTTATTTTTTGCCCCTCTACTCGTGCTTACCTTAATGTCCTTTATTTTTAATAGTAATGAAGCAAGTGTAACACTTGTTGTCACCAATGGTGCTCCACCTATAATGGAAAAGCTTCAAGCGGGGGATTTTCAAATTATTGAGGAGAAGAATTTTTCTGTAGAGCAATTAGCAGAATATCAATATGATGGCTGGTTAAGTTTCAAGCAAGGGAATAGTAAGCTAATATTATTAAATGATGACCCTTCCAATGCTAAAGTATTAATGATGAGGCTCACACAAGCACTACAACCAAAGTCAGATGACTCGCCTAGCTTGACCACTAGCTATGTATATGGTGACCAAGATACCTCTATTTTCGATACATTCAGTCCAATGCTTATCGGTTTTTTTGTTTTCTTCTTTGTTTTTTTAATTACTGGTATTGCGCTATTGAAGGAGCGAACTTCTGGCACTTTAGAGCGCTTGCTTGCAACGCCGATTAAACGTGCTGAAATTGTGGCAGGCTATATGCTTGGCTATGGCTTATTTGCCTTTTTACAAACTATTATTATTGTACTGTTCGGCATCTATGTACTAGATATCGTACATGTTGGCTCAATTTGGCTTGTGCTACTTATCAATATGGCTGTAGCTCTCATCGCACTTTCTTTAGGCACACTACTTTCAAGCTTTGCTAGCTCTGAATTTCAAATGATGCAATTTATTCCATTAGTCATTGTGCCGCAAATATTCTTTTCAGGTATTTTTCCGCTCGACAATATGGCCGCATGGCTACAAAAAATCGGTCATTTCATGCCGCTTTATTACGCTGCTGATGCACTGAACGGCATTATGTACAAAGGTTTCACATTCATTGAAATAGCTATGAACTTAGCTGTGCTTACTGCTTTTGCCATCGTTTTTATTACCTTGACAATCCTTAGTTTGAAAAAATACCGGATGTTATAG